The following are from one region of the Chloracidobacterium sp. genome:
- a CDS encoding pseudouridine-5'-phosphate glycosidase has protein sequence MMKFNYSEEVSGAIHFGRPLVALESTVIAHGLPYPQNIETAYKLERIVRDNGAVPATIAIFDGEICVGLNEDQIAKLVTEKEIRKISRRDLPIAVARQLNCATTVSTTAFIAREAGISVFATGGIGGVHRGDATDVSADLPELAQTPIIVVCSGAKVVLDLPATREWLETYGVTILGWNCDMMPAFYTVSSGLPVDDRIETAKDAARIAAARDGLGLKGAVIVTVPVPDEFAVGSADVERILAESMAAADELGIKGKDVTPFLLSEMSARSNGQTLLANIALLENNARIAARIACAI, from the coding sequence GTGATGAAATTCAACTATAGCGAAGAAGTGTCGGGTGCGATCCATTTCGGACGCCCGCTTGTCGCGCTCGAATCGACCGTGATCGCACATGGCCTGCCGTACCCGCAGAATATCGAGACCGCATATAAGCTCGAAAGGATCGTCCGTGACAATGGCGCGGTCCCGGCAACGATCGCTATTTTCGACGGCGAGATATGTGTCGGCCTGAATGAAGATCAGATCGCTAAATTGGTTACAGAAAAAGAGATCAGAAAGATCTCGCGACGCGATCTGCCGATAGCCGTTGCTCGACAGCTCAACTGTGCGACCACCGTATCGACCACGGCGTTCATTGCCCGCGAAGCCGGGATCAGCGTATTTGCCACCGGCGGTATCGGCGGTGTTCATCGGGGCGATGCGACGGATGTATCGGCAGATCTGCCCGAACTAGCTCAGACACCTATCATAGTCGTCTGCTCGGGTGCAAAGGTCGTACTCGATCTGCCGGCGACGCGCGAATGGCTTGAGACCTACGGCGTGACGATATTGGGTTGGAATTGCGATATGATGCCCGCGTTCTATACCGTTTCAAGCGGCCTGCCGGTCGATGACCGGATCGAGACTGCGAAGGACGCTGCCAGAATAGCAGCTGCCCGTGACGGCCTCGGGCTCAAAGGTGCTGTGATCGTTACGGTCCCGGTTCCGGACGAGTTTGCGGTCGGGTCAGCCGACGTCGAACGCATCTTGGCCGAATCGATGGCGGCCGCAGACGAACTCGGGATCAAGGGCAAGGACGTAACGCCGTTTCTGCTTTCCGAAATGTCCGCCCGGAGCAATGGCCAGACCCTTCTGGCTAACATTGCCCTGCTTGAGAACAATGCACGCATCGCGGCCCGTATCGCGTGCGCGATATAG
- the lepB gene encoding signal peptidase I, whose protein sequence is MTDDPTETAVKDAPEKKPTGPPKSIFREYLESFAVTLVMAIFGMTFILQAVTVPTGSMQNTILVGDYLLVNKFIFNPGGNPLPFLPMREIERGDIIVFKYPGNSVNPRSDRERGLVKYQINYVKRVIGLPGETVEFRNNQVFVNGNLLPETRVIGDANDDISALETREFEPANPDAKWTVFYSEDTMRPVMEGRSITRSGYNFGVQGKPMVVPPNSFFVMGDSRDRSDDGRGWGFVPRELVIGRAMFVYWSCDRGASNGSMIGCITHPRLSRIGKFVK, encoded by the coding sequence ATGACAGATGATCCAACTGAAACAGCCGTAAAGGACGCACCGGAAAAGAAACCGACCGGCCCGCCAAAATCGATCTTCCGCGAGTACCTCGAATCGTTTGCCGTAACGTTGGTCATGGCGATCTTCGGCATGACGTTCATATTGCAGGCGGTTACCGTACCGACCGGTTCGATGCAGAACACTATCCTTGTAGGCGATTATCTGCTTGTAAACAAGTTCATATTCAATCCCGGGGGAAATCCGCTTCCGTTCCTTCCGATGCGAGAGATCGAACGCGGCGACATCATCGTTTTCAAATATCCCGGCAACAGCGTTAATCCGAGGTCTGACCGCGAACGCGGGCTCGTTAAATATCAGATCAATTACGTAAAGCGCGTCATCGGGCTTCCGGGCGAAACGGTCGAGTTCAGGAACAACCAGGTTTTCGTCAATGGAAATCTGCTTCCCGAAACGCGAGTGATCGGTGATGCAAACGACGACATCTCCGCACTTGAGACGCGCGAATTCGAGCCGGCGAATCCCGATGCGAAATGGACAGTATTCTATTCAGAGGACACGATGCGTCCGGTAATGGAGGGGCGATCGATAACGCGCAGCGGATACAATTTCGGCGTCCAGGGCAAACCGATGGTCGTGCCGCCGAATAGCTTTTTCGTGATGGGGGATAGCCGCGATCGCAGCGACGATGGGCGAGGCTGGGGGTTTGTACCTCGTGAACTCGTCATTGGCCGTGCGATGTTCGTTTATTGGTCATGTGACCGCGGAGCGTCTAACGGAAGTATGATCGGCTGCATCACACATCCGCGTCTAAGCCGAATAGGCAAATTCGTTAAATGA
- the ruvC gene encoding crossover junction endodeoxyribonuclease RuvC has product MRVLGIDPGSETLGWGVVEGTGSRYSAVGHGTVRSNRRDAFAKRLSNIFAGVDEVIGRYKPDVLSIEDAFYAVNVNVAMKLGQVRGVVLLLGEQRGLTIAEYAPRLIKQTVVGYGNAEKHQVGEMVKVLLGLRSVPEPHDAADALAIAICHFHHSGASERIKKALG; this is encoded by the coding sequence ATGCGTGTTTTAGGCATCGATCCCGGAAGCGAAACGCTCGGTTGGGGCGTTGTGGAGGGAACGGGGTCAAGATACTCGGCGGTCGGCCACGGCACCGTCCGTTCGAACAGGCGCGATGCGTTCGCTAAGCGTCTATCTAACATATTTGCCGGTGTCGATGAGGTGATCGGACGCTACAAACCCGACGTTCTTTCGATCGAGGACGCGTTCTATGCGGTAAATGTGAATGTCGCGATGAAGCTTGGTCAGGTCAGAGGTGTGGTACTCCTCCTTGGCGAACAGCGTGGGCTGACGATCGCCGAATATGCACCGCGATTGATAAAGCAGACGGTTGTCGGCTATGGAAATGCTGAAAAACACCAGGTCGGCGAGATGGTAAAGGTGCTGCTGGGCCTGCGATCGGTTCCGGAGCCGCACGATGCCGCCGATGCCCTCGCTATAGCGATCTGTCATTTCCATCACAGCGGAGCATCCGAAAGAATAAAGAAAGCACTTGGCTAG
- the rnc gene encoding ribonuclease III, with protein MKLAKLENLIGHRFSKPELLERAVTHRSWAHENMDGATEADLRELDNETFEFVGDSVLGLAIAEELFLRHPKLGEGDLTLMKHRLVSTSSLADTADRMKLGDFIRFGKGEERTGGRAKRALLANTLEAVIAAVFFDAGYVTARAFVVRIFADAFRKSTPKASLDYKTLLQETLQAAKLAAPTYSLLRSEGPPHERTFFVEAIWEGGRTEGTGRSRKLAEMMAASAALAKIEEKGGLA; from the coding sequence ATGAAGCTGGCGAAACTCGAAAATCTGATCGGCCACCGTTTCTCAAAGCCCGAACTGCTTGAACGAGCGGTCACGCATCGTTCGTGGGCACACGAGAATATGGATGGGGCGACCGAGGCCGACCTTCGCGAACTCGATAATGAGACGTTCGAGTTCGTAGGCGATTCGGTACTGGGCCTGGCGATCGCAGAGGAGTTGTTTTTGCGGCATCCAAAGCTCGGTGAAGGTGACCTGACGCTGATGAAGCATCGGCTGGTCAGTACGTCCTCGCTGGCCGACACGGCCGACCGAATGAAGCTTGGCGATTTCATTCGCTTTGGTAAAGGCGAAGAACGCACCGGCGGACGTGCCAAACGAGCACTGCTGGCAAATACGCTCGAAGCAGTCATCGCCGCCGTTTTCTTCGACGCCGGATACGTCACTGCCCGGGCGTTTGTTGTCAGGATCTTCGCCGACGCGTTCCGGAAGTCAACGCCCAAGGCTTCGCTCGATTACAAAACATTGCTTCAGGAAACGCTTCAGGCAGCGAAACTCGCGGCACCAACGTATTCACTATTGCGGAGCGAGGGGCCGCCGCACGAAAGGACGTTTTTCGTTGAGGCGATTTGGGAAGGCGGCCGAACCGAGGGAACCGGGCGGTCAAGAAAACTTGCCGAGATGATGGCCGCGAGTGCGGCCCTTGCCAAGATCGAAGAAAAAGGCGGCTTGGCGTGA